The genomic segment ACAATACACAAAATCCAGCAAATACACTCACCAGCTCCATAACCAATTGTCAACCACAAGAAGTATCCATTCAATGAACTCTTCTTATAGGCTTTGTCAAATCTGCAACAAAACAATTTTTTCCAGTTAAATAATACAGTGGATTACCTAAAAGCTCAGATTtttcaattaaaacatttaaacaaaTATGTAAGTATTATACTTAAATGAGGGCACGTAATTGTTCATATCAGACTGATATACAGCAATAGATGTTTTTGAAAAAGCATTCAcaaattttcatccaaaaaaagCGAAATACAGCATCTTTATTGATGACTCTGCAATTTATTCAACTTGCCCCAAAAATGCATTATAACTAATGATTATTTATGCAAAGCAATTCACAAAAATTTGTAGAgtaaatcattatatttatcACTATCAACAACTATGTCGTACAGGTACCTATGAGCAAAGGAAACCAGTAAACCCGGGAAGAGAATGTCCCCAAAACCTATCATGTTGTAACCACCCCAAGGATCAGCGAGTCGAGGAATCCTTAAAAGCATGGGGATTGATTCTCCACCGGCTTTATCACCTCGAGCAAcctaaattatttgaaaaaaaaattatttcaagtcGAGTAATTCACAAGGATTGCAATAATAATGCAAGTATCATGTGCTCCAAATTCTAATTAACCATTAAATTCAGCCAAATCAATATCAAAGATTAAAGAAATTCGAATTGTTGGCAGACAacaaaagtgcggaaataatcCATAAAAGCACGCATCTCCTCACTTTCCTGATATAGAAACTCCATAAAACCTTCAATGTAGAAGAATATTAAGAGGTAATGCAAAGACAACAAATCTACAAAGGGTGGCACAATGAAAACAGATGATTTAGCACAGAAAATTCTAACATCCGTTTCGATGATTAGTTAGCTTTTTATCCAGTTGATCTTAGATATTTTCTGAAGCTTATCTCACTTTATTGGCACTGAACAACATATCATTAACTTATTCAAACTCCTGCACTTATAGTAGCATCAATTACACTCATAAATCCTGTTGATATGTGTAAACCTTTTCAGCAGACATCCAACATTTTGAACAAGACTTCAAAGTTGAGTTGGAGATGTCCGTACATTACAGTAGTTCTAGACCTATCTTACCCACAACTGTGAGATCATTCAGATTTCTTAATGGTCAAAGCTATAGACACAAAAACCTCTCAACCTTTATTTATAAATGACAGAGGTCCCTTACACAGTTAAAGTGGACAGAAGACATGGACTGACGCACTCTAGTGCCTGAAACACCTTAAAATGAAGAGTAAAACACGAAGGAGATTGATAAGAAGATACCAAAAGGTTGTTTAATGCATACATTCTACATGGCCACATTTGCTTGTAATTTTTCAAGAATTATTGGCAAAAGTAGCTATCTGAGCTTGCTGCAGAGTCATTTTCGCACAATATCCACAAGACATCAAGTAACACTGAGAAAGAAAAGGGCCGATGCTTCACATATAGATTGGTCTTTTAATCACTTTGAAAGATAATATATGACACAAGAGATGTTTCCAAATGCTTTTTTACTTGTATTTTTCCCATTTGCTCGAAGATATTTCATATAAATGATAACACTTGGGGTACTTGTATCAGAAGACAAACAAATTCTAGTCCACAAAACAACAATCTAAAGGAAAAGTAGTGAAAAGTTGAACGCATATCGCATCTACACAAGGATGTAGTTTAAGAATTGAGCCCAGAGCATCCAAAAATTGAGTTTACCCATGGAAAGTAGCAGACCATATAGGAAGTAGGAACCACGTTCACAATTGATAAGCTAATCGCATAAAATTAAAGAGAGAAATGACAAATAAATACAAACTTACTGCAATCATAACGCTGTCATGGAATATAAGAGGAGACAAGAAAACCCAAAAGATGTCATATATGAAGGCACAGCACAAAAGTACTGTGGCAACCTAGAAGACAACAAAAAATTATCAGTTGATGAATATGGACCCATCAGTGTAATTACAAAGCATGGATTGTCTACATGCCTTTATATTTGGTAATTGAGCCAACTGCAAAACAGTTATCATCATACAAATaccctgaaatcaagaaaatattaaatagtTGGCAATGTTATTTCATGTGCAACAATCAACAGCTTTTCAAGGATTGATTCAGAAATATTGAGAGAAATTGTCAAATGGCAACATAAATGCAAATTAAATAACAATACCAGAGGGCCAAATGGGAAACAGCTACCAAATAATCCAAACCTCACAAATATATTACTGCATATTAATACATACATCTTTCATAAACATCATAAGCCATAATGGAGAGACAGTTATAGTAAAATAGGGAAACAGGTGCATAGGTGAAATGAAACCCAGGAAGCCCGATTTTAAATGCAAAGACAAATAGAAAAACAGATTGCTTCCACCATTGATATTTTGCATTCAATCAATAAGAAATCGAGTGTTAATGGTagatatgatttaaatttagcagttcaaatttttttaagataaatttcaaaaaaatggAAAACTAGAAATGTAAGCCAATAATGATTTCACAAATAAAGTCAATACTTCATACTGAATTAAAATCTTGTTTATATTTGGTCCAATTAACTCGTGTTCAGATCAACATTCCCATTCCTATCTCTTACTAAAAATAAATCCGGACGTCAAAGCAAACTCGCTGCGATTTATAAGATCTATTGATTTACAATGGTAAACTATCCATGGAAATATTGCAACTTGCAAGTGACCATGGGTTTCTGATGAAATGAAAGGGCATGTGTGAATTTCTACAGAAAAGCACTTGGAGATTCATGTTCAGAGACCACAGGAGAATCTACCAAACCAAGTTCAATGCTAAGCTAATATAAATAAGTCACTTGCTAAAATTTTCCAGTTTGCGGAAGGGCTAAACCAGAATATACACATTTGTTTTACAATATGCAGGATTGAATCATACCAGCGGAGCCAACATGTCAAATCAGCAGGGCAAGTAGGAATAATTCAACTGAAACAAATACATTCAGGAACAGGGTAAACATGAAAGAAACAGGTGACAGCTTACAAGAAAGTCTTGGCCAAACCAAGAGTATGACGCCTTCCTATTTGCAGCCCACACAATGGCAAATAGCAGACAGAATGTCAGCACAGCTAAAGAGAAAACTGGAAACCTCCCCTACAAGGGGAAGATTCAATGTCTTTTGTCCAAGACTTTTGCGTTTGCTGCACAAATAGCAAGAACACAGAAGAGACAGTATACATGAACACAAGGGACTCAGCAATAataaaaactttgaagtttatcaaacaaatcagaTCATACCTCATCGCCAATGATACAATACAATTGTGCATTCCCTGATTACAGAAAGTATTCAATAAGTGTGATGAAGCATGAGTAACCTTAATAGCTTATAGATATGAACAATATTTTAATGGGAGGTGTTATACAGCATCTTCGTAAGGATGTAAAAGCTGATATAAGTCTTGAGTTCACCACATTATAACGCAAATGCACTGAATAGTCAGTTCCGTAAGTATTTGATTCAAGTCATAAAATTCGGATCTAGTCCACAGCAAACAGAAAGACCCAAACATATAAAGAGGCAACATAACATCCTTCTGTGACATAACTCCTTGGATGCACCCTTTTGAGTTTTTTTTATCCCCAAGAAAAAAGAAGCATGGAATTATTGAATACACTAAGATCTGTACTAATCAAATATTGAATGTATGTCTCACTCAACAAGAACTTTCGCCCATCACAACAGATATATCTCACTTGACAAGAACATGCACTCATCATAACAGAACAAAAGCAAGCTCAAATCAACATATCTAAAAAGCAAGACGGTTTTTGGACTTCTATCCTCGTTAATGAAACTGAATCTCAATTATGATGCAGGAACTTAGATTTATAAAATTAAGATTTGTGCTAAAGGAATAGGAAACTGTATGCCCAATAGAAAAGTGAAAACAAAATGGCAATAAGAATCCAGCAGAACTAGAGAAGCCACGTGAATTGAACAGCATGTGTGACCAGGACTCATAGGTCCCACATGCCTGCTGCAGAAATCAAGCAGCCTTCTTTGTTATTCATACAAGTTGATTCATTCATTCTGTCATACATCTCATCACCTATGTTCTTCCATCACAATAACTTTTGGTTTTGCATTATCCTTGGTATTCAACTCGTTGTACCTCTTTTGTCTTGGGCAGATGACAAATTGTATTAATCACCAAAAGTTCCTTGTTAATAATATCACTAAATATCCCATAGCTAGTGCATATGAATTAGTACATTTCATGgcatcatgaatattgatggttttttaaaaaaaataattaaaaactaaTATATCTACCAAATATAACATGAactaaatgtttatgtttttataaaaaCCACGGACTAGCTCTGTTGTTTCGTAGTACCCGCCGATCCAGGATGAACatgttctttaaaatatttttttaaaaaagaatagGTGTTTCCtaaaaataacttttaaaaaaatagatgaGCATTGGATCAGAATTTTTTGTGTACAAGAATGCAAAGCACAGATGAATTTTACAGGCTGCCAAttcgaaaatattttttaaaataattagagACGTGGACTGAAGCTCCTCAAAAGAATATTTAACATAAATTCAGTGTTTTGGATTCCACGAGGTCCGCGTCTCTTTGCAGAATCAAAAGCACCAAATTTATATTAACGTTTTAGGAGCCTAGGACTCGGTCTGCGGCTCCTCCAAGTCTTCGCCTCCtctaattttttgaaaataaaatattcaagtAACTATGAACTGGGTGACTGGTTACAACCTAAAACctggtttatgtttatgttatattttaataaatatatttagttttacaatagttttgtaaaaaaataaaatgccgCATACTGATGTATAATTGAGGGCCCAAAATAACAAGCTATGTGGGAGTTTATGGAACCCTACATTACAAGCCAAGACTTCCGTTCCAAAACAGAAAATAACATAATAGGTCCATGTGGAAAGTTTGCATCATGTAATGACCTAAATCTTTATTTCAACAAAGCACTATTAAACATTATTAAAGAATTGACTAATTGAGGATCAATAAGTTGGGATCCATCGAATTTAACATGGAGTACCTAATCTACTTCAAATTACATTATTCAAATGAATTCAACTAGACGAATGAGATTATgtcacgtggcagataagattgagTTTGGATCTTCTGAACCAagtccggatgcagcctataaatagaagctgcTTTCATTTGTTGCCTATATCGTTTTCTCTCAGCTTCAATCTAGCCGTATGCCTTAGGTTTTTGTTTTTTGTCAGTTTCTAAGGCAGTTTAGTGTCGGGAAGCTTCGGAACTAGTGTCAACTAGAAGAAGGGTCGATGAACCGAGACACACAGATCGAAACGTCATCAACGGGCTGACGGTGGATGCATCTATAATCCTAAAGCCTTTAACGATTAAAGGATCATTAGGAATAACTTTTAAACATGTTTAGTAATTCTGGATTTGACATCATAGGTAATTTTTCAGTATGTTGgcattgtctaggttcagacgAGTAGACTTTCTGTTAAGATTGTTTTAGTGTTGACTGAGATATTCAAACGTAGTATAACACTTATATGTtgtatatttatctgttgcatgatacatgttttactacTTTGACATATTATGTATGAAATATCacgttgagcctgatatcttttgagatatacggATACTTCATTTGTTTGGGTTGCTCAGTCATGTTCTGTATTGTGGATGATTGGGTATTGAGAGATACAGTGTCCTGACAGGACCTGCGGGTTCTGATGACCCTACACATTATAGGTACACGCCTTGATGATAAGTGTGAGAgtcaaaaacatgcatatgaCAGAtgagagactacacactcaagCACCTCTAGACTGAGgtctgagcatgagattcttgacttgatcttTTATATCCGACATAAGCCCATGCATGAACCACTTGTCCAATATTCAGCACTAGTAAAAACAAGGTCTccgtttaattattttattgtttaactTATTTTATTATCTAATTCACTGCATCCAAAGAATGATGCTCCACATTGAAACATGGAGCTTTGGTCACTAAAACTACAGCCCTGTTATGAAGCAAATTATAAAGGCTCATTGTCATTCTGCACTAAAGAATAAGCCCCAAATCAGTATTAGTCAAAATAAACTTTTAATTCAACTTCTTTTATTTCACAGCCGAAGAATGATGCAATCACATTGAAAAATGTAGCTTTCGTCACTAACACTACAGCCCTGTAATGTAGCAATTATAAAGACTCATTACAGTCATTCTGCACTAAAGCATAAGCTGCAGCCTTTATTCAGTATTATTGAAAATAAGGTTTTAATTTAACTTCGCAGCCAAAGAATGATGAACCACATTGAAACATGTAGCTTTTGTCATAAAAAATACAGCCTGCTATGTAGCAAAATTATAAAGGCCTCATTACATTCATTCTGCACTAAAGAATAAGTAAAATTATAAAGGCTCGTATCATTAAAGTCATTCTGCACTAAAGAATAAACACACATACTAACAATCTGATGACAATGATGATGGTAAGAGAATAATGTCACTTGTCTCTATAAGTTAATACGCTACATCCTAAAACAGTATTTTTGTCAATCTAATAATAGCCAGATGACAAGAACTTTTGCGTAACATTATTAACAGTTCTAACTGTTTTCTTCAATAATGTAATCAGTATATTATAATAGATTGAATATTCACTTATTCCATTCATTGTAGTTAATTTAACTGTGTTTTTCATGTTAGTTTCATGGTATGCACGGAGTATTTACAGTTTGCCTGCCTCCATCAGGATCACCAAAATCATGATAGTTCATGTTCGTAATTTGTGTGACTATAGATCGCCATAATATATAATCCGTATCATCTATATCAAGATGTAAATGGCAAACAGGTAACTGAAGTCAATATCTACCTCGATACCTCCAATGCAGAAGAGAATAATTAGCAGCCAGACAAACCAGGATGACATAAACAGGTAAAGCAGGACCAGGAAAGTTGATGCCGTTATAACAAAAATTACAGCACTTTTTGTAGTAAGTTGGAGGATTTCCTTGTCTTCCTCATCCATGGCTGCTGTAGCATTAGACTCCTAACATGAAAAAAGAGACTTTATGCAACCCGAGTTCACCATAGGAAAACAGATGAAGCTTCGACTGGTTGTGTTCACCATAGGAAAACAGACGAAGCTTCGACTTTCAGTGGTAAAAATACAAATTGAAGTAAGAATGAACTCTTGTACTTAATGCTCAACATAAATAACTAGAAGCCAACGACTTTATCATGCAATAACTCAGTAAAATTTTTTATAACACCACAAACTCTGATAGGAAACTTTATTCTCACGTTCTATTTAAGTCTTATTCTGTTTCATCCTAGTCACCAAGTTCAGGAACCAAGGGATCAATTTAAGAAGTAATGAGAGAAAGTTACagaataaaatacaaaaatcacaatctgatttAAACTAGATCAGATCCCGATAgcctaaatcaaataaatagttAGCTCACAAAGGCTGTGATACAACTGGCTAATTGGTTAAGGAACGAAAGAAAGTAATATCAGCACCGAGAATCAATACTACAGATATACTTATTGTACAACATACACATACCTGAAATGTAACTCTTGTAAATGATTATCACATATAAAGAAGTGAAACATAAAATCGGAGTCGGTGGTGATAAATTAAATCGCCATTCAACGGAGCTTTTTAATATTCACAAATTGACTCGATATTGTTAGTAAAAACGCCAATCATAATGCCCAATAACATTCTTCACGACACTATTcaagaaaagaaacaacatatattttttttgtaaataacaTGTTTATCCAGAAAGAGTAAAGATCTATACTGTACAAGAACATAAAGAAAAATTGTCTGGTTCATGTAACCTTGGGCGACAATTCGTTGTAACGCTCATCACTTTGCTCTGTCCTAGTGAATTCTGACCAAAGTGATGCAGTAACTATCGTCCCAACAGCCATCAGCCATAAGAATATCACTGAATAGTCTAAAATTGGACGATCTGGAGAATATAACAAAAGTTCCACTGCATTTGAAAACATAAAATTTAGCACTACAGATTCCTCAGAAAATAAATATCTTGGAATGAGATCCACGGATACCATGATATTTCAAGAGCACCATGCAAAACATTAATAAATATGACAAAATTTGGGTATCGGACTAAGGCAAACATGATTGAAAGCTAGCTTATGTCATTTTCCTGACAATATTGAAGATATCCATCAAGGAATGGCTTCTGCTGTTGCTAATCCAATTGAGTTCAGTCCATGTTCATGGTCATGCCTCCAGTCATAAGATATTCTCACATgtttgttttgaattttttattcgTAGATTTATTGTTTTGGTAGGTAAGAGGGATTGTCAAAAAGTTCACCCTATTCAGCAATTATTATtgtttgttatttttaaaaaaaaaaagaaacgatGCATAAGAGCACATTCGATTGAGTTGCCTACATGATATctaaattaaatcaaatgtctTTCAGAGAATTGATAATATATGCACATCTAAATTGCAAAATTCAAATAATTCCAATACCAAATCAGTTTGAATCAACAGAAAACTGAAactaaaaaaatgaataaatgCATCGATAAATGCACGTAATCTGGTATAATTAGGTGAAATAGATAAAGCATTTTTTGTTCGTGAAAATGGAATTACCTCTCATTCCTCCACCAGGGAATTGTTTAATTCCGCTCCTTCTGATTTAGTAATTGCAACTACTGGAATTGTAATGTTTGAAGTAGGTGTCATTTGCAGcacaactcatctccaaaagATCTATGGAAGTTCAGGAAGGATGCATCATTAAGGGCAAAAAGAATGAACTAAGCCAAGATTGGCAGAAACAGACTACAAGCTctatgaatttacataaataataaaagcTACCTTCACTATCATTTATCACTACCAATCCAGCGGCTCCACCCACTTGTGCAATGTTAGCCTTAGTCGTAAAACCGCAATCACCACGTAGTGCCAATACAATAGATCCTGATAACTACAAGGAAATATCAGACGCTCTGTGTGTTATGATCGGTAACTGGATGCTTGCCCAGTGCACTCGCTGAATGGGAGAGATTAATTGATGCTCTCCAAAACTAAAGGAAACtccaaataaaaagaaaaaaagactgCATAGAAGAAATACCTTCGCAGATGAGGATGAACAGCTATTCAAGGGAAGTGAAAATGTAGCTGGTAGTCTGTGACTTTGTTCAGTGTCAGTGGGCAATATAGAGCCAAATGCTGCAGTTATCCCACTTATCGGATCCTTTTCAACCCCATTTACCCACCAAATGACCTTAACCTGGAAACAAAATGAacgataattaaaaattaacatCAACCAAGAAAACATCATTTTCACTTTTGGTATGCTATTTCAAATAAGCCAGTAGCCAGCAAGAAAAATTTAGATTCCATGAAGTTTCACTTCACTCTCTAGACAACAAAAACCAGAGTTTGATTTTTACGTCGCGTAACTACACCTTGGAGCCAATTCATCAACATAGCATCAATCAATAAACTCAAGTTCATATAATCTTGTACCCAAACAGTCCCGCCCTTCTTTGTAAATAGCACGAGGACTAAAAATCCTAGTAAAACTTACTATTTATCGCAAGTGGCTGTCATGGAAATCAAGCCCAACGTACACATGAATCAAATACAATCGACAACCAAACACTAAAACTCGAAACAAAAGCAGCAAAAAATGCAAATTTTGTCCCCTTCatttattttgattaaaataattggGTTTGTCACACATGATAAAATGGGTAACTGCATCATATCTCCTTAAATTGTGAACTGAAAAAGTCAAACGCCCCATCAAAAACAAATGAACACAAATTACCCGATATTGTTTATAAAATGCATTCAAAACCTAAAAATCAAATCACTATCAGTCTATCAGGTGATAGGAATTGCTCATTATTATCTCATCGATCCTGAATGCTTTAGTACTACAGTGTTACTTAGTGGTCAATAAGGATGTTGACATCGTTATTCAAAGAACACATGCCATTGCTTAAACTTCAAGCAGCCACTGGATCCTAAATGCACATGTTTGCACCAATATGTCAGCAAAATGTTGCTACTTTCCTTTCACAAATGTCTTTGCAGATTCACCCAATACAATAACAATATTTTAAGTAACTGAAACGCAACAGAAAACAACAAAGAACAAAAACAACGACATATTACTTAGGATTAGAATATCATACCAATCGGAAGTCGTTACCACAGGATGCAGGAGCACCACTTGAGGCGGCGCGTGAGACGTCGTCCCCGGCGGCATTGGACAATAGAAAGAGAAAGAAAATACACAATCGGGATAAAAACAATACACCCAGGGACATTCTATGAGATGAAGCACCCATAcctaaaaaatttcaaattttctaaataatggAAATTGATGGAGCAAGTTTCACATGTTCATCCTCAAATTTCACACAATTTCCATGCAGGGAATTGATTAATCCAATTTTAGGATGCCAATTTACTGATTGAAGCATGGAGAATCGAGAAGAGAAGAGGAATTTGGGGAAGAGGGGAGAGAAGAGCAAAAGATGCGTCGGCACGTCAAAAAAAAGTTCATGCGATTATACCAAAGAGACGCGATGTTCTCGTTATAAAAAtgcttcttgtttttttttaaatgaaaaattcattaaaatatataaaacgtTATAGTTATCGATATACTGGGCATCTCCACGAGATAATGACATGCCAAATCATAAACAATCGCACAACAGAGTTTATAATGAATCAGAAATTATCTCAGCAGCATCAGGAATGCAACGGAAGGTGTGAATCTGAATTCTTCTAATGATGCCATCCACAACCGGCCGTCCATTGTCGAATATTACCTT from the Primulina eburnea isolate SZY01 chromosome 3, ASM2296580v1, whole genome shotgun sequence genome contains:
- the LOC140827748 gene encoding LOW QUALITY PROTEIN: signal peptide peptidase-like 3 (The sequence of the model RefSeq protein was modified relative to this genomic sequence to represent the inferred CDS: inserted 1 base in 1 codon; deleted 2 bases in 2 codons), with product MGASSHRMSLGVLFLSRLCIFFLFLLSNAAGDDVSRAASSGAPASCGNDFRLVKVIWWVNGVEKDPISGITAAFGSILPTDTEQSHRLPATFSLPLNSCSSSSAKLSGSIVLALRGDCGFTTKANIAQVGGAAGLVVINDSEDLLEMSCAANDTTSNITIPVVAITKSEGAELNNSLXGGMRVELLLYSPDRPILDYSVIFLWLMAVGTIVTASLWSEFTRTEQSDERYNELSPKESNATAAMDEEDKEILQLTTKSAVIFVITASTFLVLLYLFMSSWFVWLLIILFCIGGIEGMHNCIVSLAMSKRKSLGQKTLNLPLVGEVSVFSLAVLTFCLLFAIVWAANRKASYSWFGQDFLGICMMITVLQLAQLPNIKVATVLLCCAFIYDIFWVFLSPLIFHDSVMIAVARGDKAGGESIPMLLRIPRLADPWGGYNMIGFGDILFPGLLVSFAHRFDKAYKKSSLNGYFLWLTIGYGAGLLFTYLGLYLMDGHGQPALLYLVPCTLGTCVLLGLVRKELKQLWSHGIVSTESTSTSGEA